Proteins encoded in a region of the Clostridium butyricum genome:
- a CDS encoding UDP-N-acetylglucosamine 1-carboxyvinyltransferase has product MERLVINGGYLLKGSVDINGAKNAAVAILPAAIMASKGKCIIDNIPDIEDVHCLERILRSLGCNINKIDNNTLEIDSANVDNFDACTEDVRRMRASYYFIGALLSRFKRARVVLPGGCSIGVRPIDQHIKGFEALGADVTIEHGAVNVKADRLIGANIFFDVVSVGATINVMIAATLAEGITTLENVAKEPHVVDVANFLNSMGADIRGAGTDVIRIKGVESLQGCAYSVIPDQIEAGTFMIAAAATGGDVYIRNVIPKHLESISAKLIEMGVTVEENDDSIRVTVDKPLKGVNIKTTPYPGFPTDIQQPMSTLLSIVPGRSLITESIWENRHKHIDELKKMGANIKVEGRVAIIDGVNRLTGAIVKATDLRAGAAMVIAGLVAEGETEITSIEHIDRGYPHIEDKFRALGANIRRIEVEE; this is encoded by the coding sequence ATGGAAAGATTAGTTATAAACGGAGGATACTTGCTCAAAGGATCTGTTGATATAAATGGTGCTAAAAATGCAGCAGTAGCAATTTTACCAGCAGCAATAATGGCAAGTAAGGGCAAATGCATAATTGATAACATACCAGATATTGAAGATGTACACTGCTTAGAAAGAATACTCAGAAGCTTAGGTTGTAATATTAACAAAATAGATAATAACACTTTAGAAATAGACAGCGCAAATGTAGACAATTTCGATGCATGTACAGAAGATGTAAGAAGAATGAGAGCTTCATACTACTTCATAGGTGCGTTATTATCAAGATTTAAAAGAGCAAGAGTAGTTCTTCCAGGTGGATGTTCAATAGGTGTGAGACCAATAGACCAACATATAAAAGGGTTTGAAGCTCTAGGAGCAGACGTAACAATAGAACATGGTGCAGTTAATGTTAAAGCGGATAGACTTATTGGTGCAAATATATTTTTTGATGTAGTTTCTGTAGGTGCCACAATCAATGTAATGATTGCAGCAACACTTGCAGAAGGAATTACCACACTTGAAAATGTTGCAAAAGAGCCACACGTTGTTGATGTAGCTAATTTCCTAAATTCAATGGGTGCTGATATTAGAGGCGCAGGAACTGATGTAATTAGAATTAAAGGTGTTGAATCGCTTCAGGGATGTGCTTATAGTGTAATACCTGATCAAATTGAAGCAGGAACATTTATGATTGCAGCAGCCGCTACAGGTGGAGATGTTTATATAAGAAACGTTATACCAAAACATTTAGAATCGATTTCGGCTAAATTAATAGAAATGGGCGTAACAGTAGAAGAAAATGATGATTCTATAAGAGTCACTGTAGATAAGCCACTAAAAGGTGTTAACATAAAAACAACACCATATCCAGGTTTCCCTACAGATATTCAACAGCCAATGTCTACTTTATTAAGTATTGTTCCAGGCAGAAGCTTGATTACAGAATCGATATGGGAAAATAGACATAAACATATTGATGAATTAAAGAAGATGGGTGCAAATATCAAAGTTGAAGGCAGAGTAGCTATAATTGATGGTGTAAACAGATTAACAGGTGCTATAGTTAAAGCGACTGATTTAAGAGCAGGAGCTGCTATGGTTATAGCCGGATTAGTTGCTGAAGGAGAAACTGAGATAACAAGTATAGAGCATATAGACAGAGGATACCCTCATATAGAAGATAAGTTTAGAGCTCTAGGTGCTAATATAAGAAGAATTGAAGTAGAAGAATAG
- a CDS encoding SEC-C metal-binding domain-containing protein yields MSLYTQWTDMVVDYVKTKGENAFWAEYSKLEKSIYKDLLANHKTVKTTTINDLAKEYDSTIEFIMGFIDGINDSLKNQYDLETLEADSKLELDINLETLYYNMLDAKAEYLYTLPQWDGIFSEEKREEIQKQYKESKIVRNLDKVGRNDVCPCGSGKKYKKCCGQGK; encoded by the coding sequence ATGAGTTTATATACACAATGGACTGACATGGTTGTTGACTATGTGAAAACTAAGGGAGAAAATGCTTTCTGGGCAGAATACAGCAAATTAGAGAAGTCTATATACAAGGATTTATTAGCAAATCATAAGACTGTTAAAACAACGACTATAAATGATTTAGCAAAAGAATACGATTCAACAATAGAATTTATCATGGGATTCATTGATGGAATCAATGACAGCTTAAAGAACCAATACGATTTAGAAACTCTTGAAGCTGATTCAAAGTTAGAATTAGATATTAATTTAGAAACTTTATACTACAACATGTTAGATGCTAAAGCAGAATATTTATATACATTACCACAATGGGATGGAATATTCTCTGAAGAAAAGAGAGAAGAAATCCAAAAGCAATACAAAGAATCTAAGATAGTTAGAAACTTAGATAAAGTTGGTAGAAACGACGTATGCCCATGTGGAAGCGGTAAAAAATATAAGAAATGTTGCGGACAAGGAAAGTAA
- a CDS encoding MBL fold metallo-hydrolase: MVFCSLYSGSSGNSMFITSDRAKILIDAGLPGKKIDEALKAIDEETKNIDGIFITHEHSDHIKGVGVISRKYDIPIYANGDTWSAMEGSLGKIKEHNIKVIDKRSVTEIGDLNIKAFNIPHDAAGPMGYTVSDGKKNISVATDFGTFTREIYDNVKDSEVILLESNHDVNMLKFGPYPYQLKRRILSEIGHLSNDDCGNAIVELVKCGNNKKIILGHLSNTNNQPDLAYATVLDVLNDNGIKNNEDIILTMANRHNPSSYIKI, encoded by the coding sequence ATGGTATTTTGTTCCTTATACAGTGGTAGTAGTGGAAACAGTATGTTTATTACCTCAGATAGAGCTAAGATATTAATCGATGCAGGACTCCCTGGTAAAAAAATCGATGAGGCGCTAAAGGCGATTGATGAAGAAACAAAGAATATTGATGGAATCTTTATAACTCATGAGCATAGTGATCATATTAAAGGTGTAGGAGTAATATCACGAAAATACGATATACCTATATATGCAAATGGAGATACTTGGAGTGCCATGGAAGGCTCACTTGGAAAAATTAAAGAACATAATATTAAAGTAATCGATAAAAGATCTGTTACAGAAATCGGTGATTTAAATATTAAAGCTTTTAATATTCCTCATGATGCAGCAGGCCCTATGGGATATACTGTTAGTGATGGAAAGAAAAATATAAGTGTTGCTACAGATTTTGGTACATTCACAAGAGAGATATATGATAATGTAAAAGACTCTGAAGTTATTCTTTTGGAAAGTAATCATGATGTAAATATGCTGAAATTTGGCCCTTATCCTTATCAGCTTAAACGTAGAATATTAAGTGAAATTGGCCATTTATCTAATGATGACTGCGGTAATGCTATTGTAGAACTTGTTAAATGTGGAAATAATAAAAAGATTATTTTAGGGCATTTGAGTAATACTAATAATCAACCAGATTTAGCATATGCAACAGTATTAGATGTCTTAAATGATAATGGAATTAAGAACAATGAAGACATAATATTAACTATGGCAAATAGGCATAATCCTAGTAGCTACATAAAAATTTAG
- the rlmH gene encoding 23S rRNA (pseudouridine(1915)-N(3))-methyltransferase RlmH, with product MNITIISVGKLKEKYLKLAIDEYSKRLSRYCKLNIIELSDEQTPDNASEKDELIIKDKEGQKILNSIKDTMFVITLDLKGKMLSSEELSKFVDNCGVRGDSNLCFVIGGSLGLSDAVLKRANYSLCFSKMTFPHQLFRVMLLEQIYRAFRISNGEPYHK from the coding sequence ATGAACATAACGATTATTTCAGTAGGAAAACTTAAAGAAAAATATTTGAAACTAGCAATAGATGAGTATTCAAAAAGATTATCACGTTACTGTAAACTAAATATAATAGAATTGTCCGATGAGCAGACACCTGATAATGCATCAGAAAAGGATGAGTTAATAATAAAGGATAAAGAAGGACAAAAGATTTTAAATTCAATAAAGGATACTATGTTTGTTATTACTCTAGATCTTAAAGGCAAGATGTTGTCATCAGAAGAGCTATCTAAGTTTGTAGATAACTGTGGAGTAAGAGGAGATAGTAATTTATGTTTTGTTATAGGAGGAAGCCTTGGATTAAGCGATGCTGTATTAAAGAGAGCTAATTATAGTCTTTGCTTTAGTAAGATGACTTTTCCACATCAGTTGTTTAGAGTAATGCTTTTAGAACAGATTTATAGAGCTTTTAGAATAAGTAATGGGGAACCGTATCATAAGTAA